The following proteins are encoded in a genomic region of alpha proteobacterium U9-1i:
- a CDS encoding two-component nitrogen fixation transcriptional regulator FixJ, which translates to MTVVHVVDDDPAIRDSLSFLLSAADMTPIVYESALELLAKRELEPGCVVTDVRMPGMSGLELVLKLKERRILHPVIVLTGHGDVALAVEAMKAGVVDFIEKPFDEDVLLKAVRAALARDEDVTARQTERAEVEARIAQLSQREREVFEAIVAGNSNKAAALKLGISPRTVEIYRAHVMDKMGARTLSELVRMALIREHL; encoded by the coding sequence ATGACCGTGGTGCACGTGGTCGACGACGATCCGGCAATCCGCGATTCTTTGAGCTTCTTGTTAAGCGCAGCGGACATGACGCCAATCGTCTATGAATCGGCGCTCGAACTTTTAGCGAAGCGCGAGCTTGAACCGGGCTGCGTCGTCACGGACGTGCGCATGCCTGGCATGAGCGGTCTTGAGCTTGTCTTGAAGCTAAAGGAAAGGCGCATCCTGCACCCTGTCATCGTGCTGACCGGTCACGGCGATGTGGCGCTTGCTGTGGAGGCCATGAAAGCGGGGGTTGTCGATTTCATCGAAAAGCCCTTTGACGAAGATGTGTTGCTGAAGGCAGTGAGAGCCGCGTTGGCGCGAGATGAAGACGTGACGGCGCGTCAAACCGAACGAGCCGAAGTGGAGGCGCGTATCGCTCAGCTATCTCAGCGTGAACGCGAAGTGTTTGAAGCGATCGTTGCGGGTAACTCCAATAAGGCAGCGGCCCTCAAACTGGGCATCAGTCCGCGCACCGTTGAAATTTACCGCGCGCATGTGATGGATAAGATGGGGGCGCGCACGCTCTCGGAATTGGTCCGGATGGCGCTGATCCGTGAACACTTGTGA